The following nucleotide sequence is from Ahniella affigens.
AGTGGTTGCCTGGATCGATCTCGCCCAGGCCCAGGACGACTCCAGCGTCGATGCGGCCGAGCCCTTCCAGACGACTCTTGTCGAGTTTCTGCAGTTTGCCTTCGGCAACAAAGCGCGCAGCCCAGGGTCGCGCACTCGGAAACATCAGGTCGTACTGCCCTTTGTCGATCTGCGCGGCCAACGTGTCGTTTTGGTTGAACGTGTCGTAGACCACCTTGATGCCGGTTTCGCGCTCGAACTGCTGAAGCACGCCCGGTTCCATGTAGTCGAACCAGTTGTAAACCTGCAAGACCGGTTCTTCGGGCGGCGGCCCACTGCTATTGGCCTTGGAGGGTTCTGTCTCTGCGCAGGCACCAAGGGCCAGGACAAGCCCAGTCAACATTAGGCGGAGGCAGGCGATCCGGCCGGGAGAACGCAGGGCAGGCACTGGGTGGCGGTTCCTTGGCATCTGGATCTTCCCAATCATTGTTGCGAATTATCGTGCCTCGTGGTCCCGTTGCAAACAGCCGGTGGTCACGCAGTGCGGTGCTGAAGCGGTGCCGCGTTCACGAATCGCCGACGTCAAGCTGGTGCATAGCAGTTGCGGGAACCATTCAGAAAACTGTCCGTAAACGCCCTGCACCTAATTCTGCCGCGAAAAGTGCCGCGAAATGTGGTGTCCACCGCTGCCAAAAATCCAGCCGTCGTCGTACAGTCGGGGCATGCCCGGAGCCTGGCTGACCGCCAAACGTTTTTTTGCCTGGACGCTCGCCTACTTTGGCGCGGCGATGGTTGCGGTGTGGTTTGCGCCGCAGGGGCCAGACGCAGTCAGTCTGATCTGGCCAGCCGGCGGGATCGCCTTCGCTGCGCTGATGGTGCATGGGCTTCGATACTGGCCCATCATCGCGCTGCCACTCGTGCCGCTGCATGTTTGGATTTTACCGACCCCGTGGCTCTTTGTGCCCTTTTCGATCGCGGCCAATGTGCTGCCCGTCTGTTTGGCGGTGTATTTGATTCACCGGATGACCCGGGCCAGTGATCCCGGTTTTCGAATTGGCACTGGGCTGCAATTGCTCGGGTTTGGCGTCGGTATCTCGATTCTGAGCGCGCTGATCGGGGTGACGGGCATGTGGTTCAGCGGCATGGCGACACCCGAGACCGTACCGGCTCGAATGGCGGCGTGGGCCATGGCTGATCTGGTTGGGATGGTGACCGTTTCCCCAGCGTTGATGACGCTGTTGCGCTTGAATGAGTTTCAACCGCTGGAGGCGGATGTCGCGGTCAAACCTCGGCGCCTGGAATTCGTGCTGTGGACCGCAGCGTTTCTGGCCGGTTTGCTCGTGCTCTGGTTCTCCGGGCAGTTGCAAAGCCATTTCGCGCTTGCGGTGGCGTGCTTGCCGCTCGCGCTGATTGTCTGGGCGGCGCTCCGGTTTCAGCCCGTCTTCGCTCTGGTCGCGAACATGGTTTTCGCCTCGGGACTGGCCACCGTCGCGGCGCTCGGTTTAGGTGGCTTTCAGGCCCCCGACACGTTGGGCGAAACGGCTGCCCTGACCTGCTTCTTACTGGTCGTGGCATTGATTCCGCCCATACTGACCGCGGCGAATTATCAATTGCGGGTGGCATCGCATCGGCAGCTGCGCCGGGCTCGCCATGATGCGATGACGCGCCTGCCCAATCGGCCCGCATTCGAAATCGAACTCAAGAAATGGCTGAGTCGATCGACGCCACGGGGCGTGCTGCTGTACGTCGATCTGGATCAGTTCAAAATCATCAATGACTCGCTCAGCCACGCTGCTGGCGACGCGTTTGTCCTGGGGGCCGCCGGCATCCTGAAGTCGCGTCTTGGCCCCGGGCAGTTCCTGGCCCGCATGGGTGGCGATGAATTCGCCCTGATTATCGACGACACGGGCGATGTCCGCACGTTTGCCGCTGGACTCGCAGAATCGATCGCGGCGCTCAGGTTGCCGTGGTTCGAGCAGGTCATGGCCACGACTGCGAGTATTGGTGCCGCGCCATTTGATCCGGCCAGCGATGAATTCGGCGAGGTGCTCGCCCGCGCCGATGCCGCGTGTCAATCGGCTAAGGATCAAGGCGGCAACCAGGTGTTCTGGGCGGATGGCGGCGACGGTGGTCTCAACGAAAAACGCAACGCGATGCGCTGGGCGGTGCGGCTCACTGCGGCGATGGATGAAGATCGCTTCCGGCTGCACTGCCAGAGCATCGTGCCGTTGAAAGGGCAAGCCATGCGCCGGCATTTCGAGGTGCTCCTGCGTCTGCAGGAGGCGGGCGAAGGCAACTTGCTGCTGCCGGGCCAGTTTGTGCCCGCTGCCGAGCGCTTCAATCTGGGACCGAGGCTCGACCGTTACGTATTTGATCGCACCTTGCGCTGGTTCGAGGCCAGCCCGAATGTGTTGGACCAGATCGAGCGGATCAGCGTCAATTTGTCAGCGGCGACGCTGATGGACGAAGGCTTTCCTGACTTCGTGCGCAAGCGGCTCGGTGATTCGGTCGTGCGGCCCGAGCAACTCTGCTTCGAGATCACCGAGACCAGCGCCGTGCGCGATCTGGCCAAAGCCGCGCGCTTGATTGATCGCATGCGCGAACAGGGCGCGCGTTTTGCGCTCGACGACTTCGGCACAGGCTTCTGCTCGTTTGCCTATCTGGCGTCGTTGCGGGTCGACTATTTCAAGATCGACGGCAGCTTCGTGCGTGACATGGGGCATTCGGCGTTGGCACAGTCGATCGTCCGGGCGATCATCGACATCGGCC
It contains:
- a CDS encoding putative bifunctional diguanylate cyclase/phosphodiesterase, translated to MPGAWLTAKRFFAWTLAYFGAAMVAVWFAPQGPDAVSLIWPAGGIAFAALMVHGLRYWPIIALPLVPLHVWILPTPWLFVPFSIAANVLPVCLAVYLIHRMTRASDPGFRIGTGLQLLGFGVGISILSALIGVTGMWFSGMATPETVPARMAAWAMADLVGMVTVSPALMTLLRLNEFQPLEADVAVKPRRLEFVLWTAAFLAGLLVLWFSGQLQSHFALAVACLPLALIVWAALRFQPVFALVANMVFASGLATVAALGLGGFQAPDTLGETAALTCFLLVVALIPPILTAANYQLRVASHRQLRRARHDAMTRLPNRPAFEIELKKWLSRSTPRGVLLYVDLDQFKIINDSLSHAAGDAFVLGAAGILKSRLGPGQFLARMGGDEFALIIDDTGDVRTFAAGLAESIAALRLPWFEQVMATTASIGAAPFDPASDEFGEVLARADAACQSAKDQGGNQVFWADGGDGGLNEKRNAMRWAVRLTAAMDEDRFRLHCQSIVPLKGQAMRRHFEVLLRLQEAGEGNLLLPGQFVPAAERFNLGPRLDRYVFDRTLRWFEASPNVLDQIERISVNLSAATLMDEGFPDFVRKRLGDSVVRPEQLCFEITETSAVRDLAKAARLIDRMREQGARFALDDFGTGFCSFAYLASLRVDYFKIDGSFVRDMGHSALAQSIVRAIIDIGRVTNTLTVAECVETTALRAKLGSLGVDFAQGYAIDRPRDISEFFSAPPPDAVALVG